Within the Prevotella scopos JCM 17725 genome, the region TTTGGCGCATCCAATAATCAATACGAGGCCAATACAAATATACAATATCTTTCTCATAGAAACTTATTAGTTAGTTATTTTATTCTGAAATTATGATTATATCTTGCAGGTATAAGTAAACCTATAATAGTCGGTCTTGTAAGTGACCCACATCCCCCAGGTGTGCTATAATTCCAACCTCCAGATACGTTTAAATTTATTGGGAGTGCATTTCTATAGCTAACATTATCAATATGTACATCACCTGTAAAATTTGTTCCAGAAGGAACAACATATGTTCCGGTTGTTTTTTTAAAAGAGTATTCCGACTTCTTACTTCCTACTTTAAATTCTACTTCGAACGCACCTTCAACATCTATATCGGAAATATTAGAGTATGATGTTAGCATAACATGTGCATCGAGAATCTTGGCCTGTACATGATCATTTATATAAACATAAGTGTCAACTGTCATCAATGCATTTCCAGCTCCGACTTTTTCATCAAAAGGAAAAGTGACAAGAATTTTACCTCTATGATGCATTTTTGTTTTTCTTAAATGCATATAATCGTTAAAAAGAAATGAAAAGGCTCCTGTAACAGCTCCATTTGCAAATTTACCTCCACCTATTTCATCTATTGTTCCACTAACGATAGAAGCAGATATGATTTTTAATGCTTTTGTCATATCTGTAGCTTTGTTAATGCCATATCCGCCTGCTCCCGATACAGCCCCCATCATAAAACCATGGAACATATTACCTCCTTGTACTCCTTCTAACCAACCCTGAGAAAATGTATGTTTAAATAGTTGTTCCCATATAGTTCCACCACCTGAGGCAAAATTTAAGAAACCGCTTGCACCACCAACTACGGCTCCGATAAAGGTGCTTTTTGCTATTTGTCCAATATTAGCCCCGTTAAGTAGGGCACCCGTCAATGCGCCAGCAGCACCTCCTACTGCACCAGCAATGATAGCAGCTCCTAGGGTAGTGCCAGACCCAAGTGTTACGACAGAGACTGCTATACCAACTATAGACGCAGTAATTGTTTTCCAGTTTTTGCTAAACCAGCTATATCCGGATGGATCTATCAGGGAAAGAGGGTTGTTTATACAATACGCATAGCGGTTCAGGCTTTGTGTAAAGTCTGGGCTCTGTATAAACGGGTCAGCAGAAATAAAACGTCCCACGACAGGGTCATACATTCTACCGTCCATATTGACCAGTTCAAACAGGTCAATATGTTCATGCCCGCCGAAGCCATGATCATTATAAGCATTGCTTGATGCCACCACATCAAATACTACCCATGTCTCCGGGTTACGCCTTAATCCCCATGCATCATAGCTTAGTTCCTGATACAGCTTGCCGAGTTCATCAGAATAAACCTGAATGGAGCCTAAGTGGTCATGATGTAGGTATTTTACATCTTCAATGTCATTAGCATCCTGTGAGAGTATTGCCACAGCCTTTCCAAATACAAAGATATAGTTTGTGCCACTTATCTTGCCATTTTCAACCGTCTGCTCAAACAGATTATCCACATAATATTTCCGCACTCCCTGAATGTCTACCAATACTCTCGATTTGTCTGGACCGTATTCTATCAGCATTGTTTTATCGCCTGATACAATCTTGGCTACTTTGTCGAAAGAGTTATAGCTGATTTCATCCCAAGTCGCAATGGAACGCTTGCAATCCGTAATGGAAGACAACTTGTTGGAACCGTCTGTATAGATATATGTTCCGACATCAGACTTGCTAGTTATATTGCCAGCGTTGTCATAAGTCATGGACTGCGTCACCTGACCGTTCTTACGAACATTTGTCAGACGATACAAACCATCATACGAGAAGGATTCCGATAGATTTCTCTTTAAATCACGACGTGTGACAAGATTGCCCACGGCATCAAAACTGTATGTCCAATTTTGAATTCCGGGTGTCAATATGCTGGAGATGGTACCTTTTTGGGGATCATGAGCTGTTGTTGTGATGAGACCGTTTCCGAATTCTTCCTTCTCTATCTGTCCCCTTGCATCCAAGTCATGGAGCTTCCAATAGAGTTTCTGGTTGTCGGCATTTGAAACTGATATCTGTATTCCGCAGGCATCATACCCATTCTTAACTTTCAGTCCTTTGGGATATTTTATGGTCTCAACCTGATTTGCCAAGTTGTATGTATACGACGTCTCATACGCCCTGTCATCTATGACAGTATTTTTCTTGATAACCCGTCCGTAATTATCATAAGTATATGTCTCTGAATACTGTATGGAACCCACAGAAACGACTTCGTCAACAGCACCCTTCCATCCTTTGTCATATGTAGTTGAAATCGTTACCTCCGGTCGGACTTCCTGTATGATACGTCCACCAGTGTCATATTCAAATCGGGTCTCCCCGTGACCGTCTTGATGGGCAATGAGCTCTCCAAACGCATTGTATGTGTCCTGGGAATGCCCTAAATCCGGATCATCCAAGCTTATTCGGTTTCCTGCTATGTCATAGGAACAGTGAATGGTCGTCCTTGGTCCCTTAGTTTCTATGCACTTTCCATCCGCATCATATTTGTAAGTAATGCCTGTACCAGCATTGTCAATACTGGAAGCCAGCAAGCCGTTAAGATTGCTAATTTTTGTACTGATGCTTCCAAGTGGGTCCGTTGCCGTAGTCTTAAGTCCACTATATGCGAAGATGTGGCGGCTTCCATCAGGGGCAGTTTGCGCAGTAGTCCTGCCCACAGCATCGTATTCATTCTTGCTCCAATACTGTTGTCCGCCGACATAATATGGCTCAGAAGTCCTTTCGACAAGCCCCTTCTTATCATAAGTCCGGTCTATGTAGACCTTCTTTCCGTTAACCGACTCCGTAACTTTTCTCAACAGACGTCCTAAACAGTCGTAGAACTCGATGGAAGAAGGCTCTCCTGTAGTCTTGTTCCACTCAAAATACAATGCGTTCGCTGGTGCATCAGACATTCCGGCACTCCACCCCGTAGTTTTCAATGTTTTTGAGATAGGGGTAGATGCTGTAACAAGATTACCAAATTTATCGTAAGTGTAATTAGTAACAATGCCGTTCTTATCCGTTGAAGCGGTAACAAGTCCCTCCACCTCGTTGTATTTCAATGTTTCAATAAATCCTAAACAGTTGGTAGAGGATACGATATATCTGCCCTTGGCATCATAGCGGGTTTGGGTAATCCTTTCTGATGAGTTGTCAAAAGGAGAAACAGTACTTTTAACGATATTTCCAAAGCCATCGTGGACGTATGTTTTTCTATAACCCAATTCGGTATTTCCCGGGGCAAACACTTCTGTGGTCAACAAGCCGGAATTTGGATCATATTCGAATGAGGACTTCCGAGTTGTTGTACCACTCTCATTGGATTTGGAAACAGTACATTCCGTTAGTCTGCCCAAAAGCCATTTGTCAGTATTATTGATGAAAGTGCCGGTGGTGGTTGTCTCAATGCTTCCATCCTTAACAATGGTCTTTGTGGTATTCCCCCAAGTGTCATACTCATAGTCTGTCTTTACATCCTTGATTAGTTCACCGGTGTTAAACTCGTAGTTCTTCTGATGAACCGTCATCGGCATATAGGTATAGATGCTAGAATTATAGGACGACGAAGCATAGTTTGATTTAAGTGTATATGTATGGTAGCTCTCCTCAATCACCTTGCCATTGACAGTGGTCCGGCTATGCTTGGGCGCAATCACATATTTTTCGGTGTTCACCGAATATTCCGTAGTGTTCAATGTATTGGTGGTCTCGTCTTTCACATAGCATTTTTCAAAGCCAAGCAAGCCACGCCCGTTTTTGTGGAATAACGCATTTTCATATCTGTATGATGTCACATTAGTCCCGCCAATTCCATCAGGTGTTGAAACAGACGCCACTACAGGCCATGACAAACCTATGGAGACAAGAGGATATGAATTTGTCCTGCCTCTGGTAAATACACTTTCATCTGTCAGATATTTATAATCAATATTGGTGGAATTGCCCAAACCGTCTTTGATACCCGTCAAAAGACTATGTTTGTCAGATGGCATCAAATAAACCTGATAACCATCCCAGTTGCTTTTATTCCAATTAGAGGTACAAACGAAATCGGCTTTGCCGTCACCGTTGAAATCGCCAACATAGAAATGCCACTTGTCCGTAGCATATACATTACCACCTTTTACCTGTTTATAAAAATTGCCTCTCCCGTCACTAAGGTAGGCCTGCGGTTGCGTCATATTACTTCCAGAAGATGTCTTGTCGATGGCCTGGAAGTCATCGAATCCATCACCGTTTAGATCCGCAATATACAGTTGCTTTGAACGTGCATCAAAGGGTTTTTCATAATACTCTGTGGTAAACTTGCCATCCCCTTTTGAATAATTGATGCACCAAGTACTCCATCCTCCTCTATTGGGATTTTTTGTCCACCCAGTAAGCAGCATGTCAGTCTTTCCATCTCCATTGAAATCTCCAAGTTCCAGATAATGGTTCTTATTAGGCCATGACGATTTATCCTCCTTAGTCATGGTTCCCGCACCATCGCAATACATGATACAGTTGCCGTTGTCATTAAGATTCATCACATCTGTCAGCCCATCTCCATTGAAATCGCCATATTCAACCCTGTCCCACTTTTCGGAACAATATCTAACCGCCGTATAATCTAAAGGTGTTAACCCATTTGCCCCCTCCTTTGAGCGGATT harbors:
- a CDS encoding FG-GAP-like repeat-containing protein translates to MKKHLLLLIYLLITISSLAQERLYTDKEHGGVGNGVFGKINDEINVSPTGQLSYEIPIPALPGTGGMKPNLSVCYNSSTKNGLAGYGFDLMGLSIISRIPSDRFHDGMATAIDFTSHDHFALDGQRLIKYNYSYGTETEYRTENNSFAKILANGKSTNPTSFTVYTKSGLIYDYVTVSKALGKAETDSTLFWLVSKVSDTKGNYFTVTYGGEASTNDFYPSRIDYTGNATVGLSPYASIRFSYMSNPYSPVTYVNGARVKRSQLLFSIALFMGDQVVRNFQFNYQVEKRKYQLSEVTETASGGEHKNPTQLTWTNLSDFKVQNYNYSQTKLIHKATLTVGDFNGDGLADFIATPENDRAGWKGWKLFISHSTYFEQVASGTWNWNDDKLEQVVCGDFNGDGYADVVAKRCHSGKWHNCDLYTTSVDNNGKISLAFSKCFISLARDYTIQTVELNGDGAADLFAWLSNSKECKLIRSKEGANGLTPLDYTAVRYCSEKWDRVEYGDFNGDGLTDVMNLNDNGNCIMYCDGAGTMTKEDKSSWPNKNHYLELGDFNGDGKTDMLLTGWTKNPNRGGWSTWCINYSKGDGKFTTEYYEKPFDARSKQLYIADLNGDGFDDFQAIDKTSSGSNMTQPQAYLSDGRGNFYKQVKGGNVYATDKWHFYVGDFNGDGKADFVCTSNWNKSNWDGYQVYLMPSDKHSLLTGIKDGLGNSTNIDYKYLTDESVFTRGRTNSYPLVSIGLSWPVVASVSTPDGIGGTNVTSYRYENALFHKNGRGLLGFEKCYVKDETTNTLNTTEYSVNTEKYVIAPKHSRTTVNGKVIEESYHTYTLKSNYASSSYNSSIYTYMPMTVHQKNYEFNTGELIKDVKTDYEYDTWGNTTKTIVKDGSIETTTTGTFINNTDKWLLGRLTECTVSKSNESGTTTRKSSFEYDPNSGLLTTEVFAPGNTELGYRKTYVHDGFGNIVKSTVSPFDNSSERITQTRYDAKGRYIVSSTNCLGFIETLKYNEVEGLVTASTDKNGIVTNYTYDKFGNLVTASTPISKTLKTTGWSAGMSDAPANALYFEWNKTTGEPSSIEFYDCLGRLLRKVTESVNGKKVYIDRTYDKKGLVERTSEPYYVGGQQYWSKNEYDAVGRTTAQTAPDGSRHIFAYSGLKTTATDPLGSISTKISNLNGLLASSIDNAGTGITYKYDADGKCIETKGPRTTIHCSYDIAGNRISLDDPDLGHSQDTYNAFGELIAHQDGHGETRFEYDTGGRIIQEVRPEVTISTTYDKGWKGAVDEVVSVGSIQYSETYTYDNYGRVIKKNTVIDDRAYETSYTYNLANQVETIKYPKGLKVKNGYDACGIQISVSNADNQKLYWKLHDLDARGQIEKEEFGNGLITTTAHDPQKGTISSILTPGIQNWTYSFDAVGNLVTRRDLKRNLSESFSYDGLYRLTNVRKNGQVTQSMTYDNAGNITSKSDVGTYIYTDGSNKLSSITDCKRSIATWDEISYNSFDKVAKIVSGDKTMLIEYGPDKSRVLVDIQGVRKYYVDNLFEQTVENGKISGTNYIFVFGKAVAILSQDANDIEDVKYLHHDHLGSIQVYSDELGKLYQELSYDAWGLRRNPETWVVFDVVASSNAYNDHGFGGHEHIDLFELVNMDGRMYDPVVGRFISADPFIQSPDFTQSLNRYAYCINNPLSLIDPSGYSWFSKNWKTITASIVGIAVSVVTLGSGTTLGAAIIAGAVGGAAGALTGALLNGANIGQIAKSTFIGAVVGGASGFLNFASGGGTIWEQLFKHTFSQGWLEGVQGGNMFHGFMMGAVSGAGGYGINKATDMTKALKIISASIVSGTIDEIGGGKFANGAVTGAFSFLFNDYMHLRKTKMHHRGKILVTFPFDEKVGAGNALMTVDTYVYINDHVQAKILDAHVMLTSYSNISDIDVEGAFEVEFKVGSKKSEYSFKKTTGTYVVPSGTNFTGDVHIDNVSYRNALPINLNVSGGWNYSTPGGCGSLTRPTIIGLLIPARYNHNFRIK